Proteins from one Methanococcus maripaludis C5 genomic window:
- a CDS encoding phosphatidylglycerophosphatase A → MTESLKNKCNSSDKNMLESDVVKLLSNLGVNFDNMLKCGMYMCICDESEKKEIETKFLKIMEKQIKNPNVSTLLISAIVMDERGKNGGLPFDYDSDPTYVYADEVIGMAIANEIAGTKATFNFKWYDAKKPGIIGKLDKEGYMFLDDAIAGFVAGCMSKVFE, encoded by the coding sequence GTGACTGAATCTTTAAAAAATAAATGCAATTCATCGGATAAAAACATGCTGGAAAGTGATGTTGTCAAACTTTTGTCCAATTTGGGCGTTAATTTTGACAATATGCTAAAATGCGGAATGTACATGTGTATCTGCGATGAATCTGAAAAAAAAGAAATAGAAACAAAATTCCTCAAAATTATGGAAAAACAGATTAAAAACCCAAATGTATCAACTCTTTTGATATCTGCAATAGTTATGGATGAAAGAGGAAAAAACGGCGGCCTTCCATTCGATTATGATAGCGATCCGACTTACGTTTACGCAGACGAAGTTATTGGAATGGCAATTGCAAATGAAATTGCTGGAACTAAAGCTACATTCAATTTCAAATGGTACGATGCAAAAAAACCAGGAATTATTGGAAAACTCGACAAAGAAGGCTACATGTTTTTAGACGATGCAATTGCAGGATTTGTTGCAGGATGCATGTCCAAAGTTTTTGAATAG
- a CDS encoding 50S ribosomal protein L11 methyltransferase — MELKLSVPQWHYSMLLDDERVSVFKEAVETSVKSEDIVFDLGTGSGILAMIAAKNAKHVYAVELDPITTEYTRENIKENDFKNITVIEDNAAYYPFSEKADLVIAELLDTGLITEPQVPVLNSIIEKGLLKKGGIIIPEEVYNSAQLVKSKMGHIYYDEEVTSEEVSNETVYDTINFYQVNDEDVEYLLEFDLNEDVKNPAVRLNTYTKLKTDLISGSSPMLNPPLVIPINGELKAGTVKIKLSYIMGGDLESIDVQIIK; from the coding sequence GTGGAATTAAAATTGTCTGTACCTCAGTGGCACTACAGCATGCTTTTAGATGATGAGCGGGTTTCAGTATTTAAAGAAGCAGTCGAAACTTCTGTAAAATCTGAAGATATTGTATTTGATCTAGGGACTGGAAGCGGGATTCTTGCAATGATTGCAGCAAAAAATGCAAAACACGTTTATGCAGTTGAATTAGACCCAATAACAACCGAATATACTAGAGAAAATATCAAAGAAAACGATTTTAAAAATATCACTGTTATTGAAGATAATGCAGCTTACTATCCATTTTCAGAAAAAGCAGACCTTGTAATTGCAGAACTTCTCGATACAGGATTGATCACCGAGCCACAAGTTCCTGTTTTAAATTCAATAATTGAAAAAGGGCTTTTAAAAAAAGGGGGAATTATTATCCCTGAAGAAGTTTACAACTCTGCACAGCTCGTTAAATCAAAAATGGGTCACATTTACTATGACGAAGAAGTAACTTCAGAAGAAGTTTCAAACGAGACTGTTTACGATACAATTAATTTTTATCAGGTAAATGATGAAGATGTCGAATATTTACTCGAATTTGATTTAAATGAAGACGTAAAAAATCCTGCTGTGAGATTGAACACGTATACTAAATTAAAAACTGATCTAATTTCAGGTTCAAGTCCAATGTTAAATCCACCACTTGTAATTCCAATAAATGGTGAACTAAAAGCAGGTACTGTTAAAATAAAATTATCTTACATAATGGGCGGAGATTTGGAGTCCATAGACGTTCAAATTATAAAATAG
- a CDS encoding TrkA family potassium uptake protein, which yields MYIIIAGMGRVGMSLAKSLSGKGHDLVLLDQNKKTCEEVAGEIDALVINGDCTKTKSLENAGIEDADIFIAVTGNQEINLISGLIAKKFNVPKTIARVSEPDYKDVFESLGIGVVISPELVAANYIEKLIDRPGVVDLAIVGRGDAEILELIIPPTSKVADKKIRELGGAKDYVIIAIYEGNELKIPDGSTELKAYDRILILAKTDSLDEVRKVFSSENKE from the coding sequence ATGTATATTATCATTGCAGGAATGGGTAGAGTTGGAATGTCGCTTGCAAAATCGCTTTCTGGTAAAGGGCATGATTTGGTGTTGCTAGATCAAAACAAAAAAACATGCGAAGAAGTTGCAGGCGAAATCGATGCACTCGTAATTAACGGAGACTGTACAAAAACAAAATCTCTTGAAAACGCAGGAATTGAAGATGCAGACATATTTATCGCAGTTACTGGAAACCAGGAAATTAATCTGATCAGTGGATTAATCGCAAAGAAATTCAATGTTCCAAAAACCATTGCAAGGGTAAGTGAGCCGGATTACAAAGATGTATTTGAAAGCCTTGGAATTGGCGTTGTAATTAGCCCTGAACTCGTTGCAGCAAATTATATCGAAAAATTAATCGATAGACCTGGCGTTGTAGACCTTGCAATCGTTGGAAGAGGAGATGCTGAAATTTTAGAGCTTATAATCCCTCCGACATCGAAAGTTGCAGATAAAAAAATCAGGGAACTTGGCGGGGCAAAAGATTACGTTATTATCGCAATCTATGAAGGAAACGAGTTAAAAATCCCTGATGGAAGTACTGAATTAAAAGCATACGATAGAATCTTAATTTTAGCTAAAACAGACTCATTGGATGAAGTTAGAAAAGTATTTTCAAGCGAAAACAAGGAATAA
- a CDS encoding DUF4013 domain-containing protein encodes MFFEKYIKDPLQFAWSDPKKIFVGGVFQLISIGGIISGLVIMFASLIPSLMDIAPELALFASLGGVLLGFIVAMIGVVFTAFIHGYYMKVIENTLEGSFELPEWENFKELLTKGAYLFLGIFILHVIFGIISVIVTAPFVILLMVTDTRANLLFFNMFVNLMSFVLSVIEALYITLATINFVDKKEFMGFFDLKEVVSKISIEYVFVLVAVALVSILVVIPVIIILLIPVLIGIFTQNVFLMIAIALIVLAMPFLQMFLTVFGYRSYSNYFLSKKESIMEENTDFENNE; translated from the coding sequence ATGTTTTTTGAAAAATATATTAAAGATCCGCTACAGTTTGCATGGTCAGATCCGAAAAAAATATTTGTGGGCGGAGTTTTCCAATTAATTTCAATTGGGGGAATAATATCGGGACTTGTTATAATGTTTGCAAGTTTAATCCCATCTTTAATGGATATTGCACCGGAACTTGCATTATTTGCATCTCTTGGCGGAGTGTTACTCGGTTTTATAGTTGCAATGATTGGCGTAGTTTTCACTGCTTTTATTCATGGGTACTACATGAAAGTAATTGAAAATACCCTTGAAGGGAGTTTCGAACTTCCTGAATGGGAAAATTTTAAAGAACTTTTAACTAAAGGGGCATATCTTTTCCTTGGAATTTTCATTTTACACGTGATATTTGGAATAATAAGCGTTATCGTCACAGCACCATTTGTTATACTTTTGATGGTGACCGACACTCGTGCAAATTTGCTGTTTTTCAACATGTTCGTGAATTTGATGTCTTTTGTACTTTCTGTGATCGAAGCACTTTACATAACCCTTGCAACAATTAATTTCGTAGATAAAAAGGAATTCATGGGATTTTTTGATTTAAAAGAAGTAGTTTCAAAAATATCAATAGAATACGTATTTGTACTTGTTGCAGTGGCACTCGTTTCAATATTGGTGGTCATTCCTGTAATCATTATATTATTAATTCCAGTATTGATAGGAATATTTACACAAAACGTATTTTTAATGATTGCAATAGCTCTTATTGTACTCGCAATGCCGTTTTTACAGATGTTTTTAACGGTATTTGGGTACAGGAGCTATTCAAATTATTTTTTATCTAAAAAAGAAAGTATTATGGAAGAAAACACGGATTTTGAAAATAATGAATAA
- a CDS encoding RimK family alpha-L-glutamate ligase yields the protein MKIGILAHKKTPENLMIFEELKKRCSVEFIDPLEVFLGYETYEFDLILSRIERDFLKEGIYVLNDISESIPVINSAETIQTCQNKYLTYLKLKKVSPKSFLTYSKDISGIIEKINGIFGYPCVVKPIYGGYGDGVLKINSETELIEVFDKKDEQSERFVQEFIPYIHDIRVFVLNNEIIGSMERIPKNSWKANYSLGAEIKEFKLSNEVEEMVLNSVKKLGAGIVGIDVLISKDKNYILESNITPQFRGMMNFVNVPEKIADYCLNYLK from the coding sequence ATGAAGATTGGAATATTGGCCCACAAAAAAACGCCCGAAAACCTGATGATTTTTGAAGAACTTAAAAAAAGATGTAGCGTTGAATTTATAGACCCTTTAGAAGTTTTTTTAGGTTATGAAACTTATGAATTTGATTTAATTTTATCAAGGATTGAACGGGATTTTTTAAAAGAAGGAATTTATGTTTTAAATGATATTTCAGAAAGTATTCCAGTTATAAATTCAGCTGAAACCATTCAAACATGCCAGAATAAATATCTTACCTACTTAAAATTAAAAAAAGTATCTCCAAAATCATTTTTAACCTATTCAAAAGATATTTCCGGAATTATTGAAAAAATAAATGGTATTTTTGGATACCCTTGCGTTGTAAAGCCAATATATGGTGGATACGGGGACGGAGTTTTGAAAATAAATTCGGAAACTGAATTGATTGAAGTTTTTGATAAAAAAGATGAACAAAGTGAACGTTTCGTTCAGGAGTTTATTCCATACATTCATGACATTCGGGTTTTCGTGTTGAATAACGAAATTATCGGTTCGATGGAAAGAATTCCAAAAAACAGTTGGAAAGCAAATTATTCGCTTGGTGCAGAAATAAAGGAATTTAAACTATCAAACGAAGTTGAAGAAATGGTTTTGAATTCTGTAAAAAAATTGGGTGCAGGTATCGTTGGAATCGATGTTTTAATTTCAAAAGATAAAAATTACATTTTAGAATCAAATATTACGCCACAATTTCGAGGAATGATGAATTTTGTAAATGTTCCCGAAAAAATTGCAGATTACTGTTTAAATTACTTAAAATAA
- a CDS encoding tryptophan--tRNA ligase, with translation MITPWDVSDDLDYKKTMEQFGVNPISEIANTLKEPHNFMKRGIVFGHRDFQKIADAMNNGKDFTVVSGMMPSGKMHFGHKMVVDQLLYYQKYGADIYIPIADLEAYWARGMDFETTKKLAVEEYITNYIALGLDPEKINVYLQSKNETVKDLAMRLSKRVNFTEMKGIYGFGGETNIGHVFAPIVQVADILHPQLEKKVPVVVPVGIDQDPHIRLTRDIAGRYKDFKFIAPSSTYHRFITGLLGGKMSSSKPETAIYLSDEPTKSFKKKVMSCKTGGRETLEEQKKLGGVPEECVVYELYTYHLIENDNELKKLYEQCKSGELTCGTCKKECYQKLVEFMTDLQEKREQAKEVAAKLL, from the coding sequence TTGATTACTCCTTGGGACGTTTCAGACGATTTAGATTATAAAAAGACAATGGAGCAATTTGGCGTAAATCCAATTTCAGAAATTGCAAACACGTTAAAAGAACCGCACAACTTCATGAAAAGAGGAATTGTGTTCGGGCACAGGGATTTTCAAAAAATTGCAGATGCAATGAACAATGGAAAAGATTTTACCGTAGTTTCTGGAATGATGCCGTCTGGAAAAATGCATTTTGGACATAAAATGGTTGTTGACCAGCTTTTATACTACCAAAAGTATGGCGCAGATATATACATTCCAATTGCAGATTTGGAAGCTTACTGGGCAAGAGGAATGGATTTTGAAACCACCAAAAAACTTGCAGTTGAAGAATACATTACAAACTACATTGCTTTAGGACTCGATCCCGAAAAAATCAATGTTTATCTTCAATCAAAAAATGAAACTGTAAAAGATCTTGCAATGCGCCTTTCTAAACGAGTAAATTTCACTGAAATGAAGGGAATTTACGGATTTGGTGGGGAAACAAACATTGGGCATGTTTTTGCACCAATTGTTCAGGTTGCAGATATACTTCACCCTCAGCTCGAAAAAAAGGTTCCAGTTGTGGTTCCAGTTGGAATTGATCAGGATCCGCATATACGACTTACAAGAGATATTGCTGGAAGATACAAGGATTTTAAATTTATTGCACCATCATCAACCTACCACCGGTTTATAACGGGTCTTTTGGGTGGTAAAATGAGTTCATCAAAGCCCGAAACTGCAATATATCTTTCAGATGAACCAACAAAGTCATTTAAGAAAAAAGTCATGTCATGCAAAACTGGTGGACGAGAAACTCTTGAAGAGCAGAAAAAACTTGGTGGAGTTCCTGAAGAGTGTGTCGTGTATGAATTATACACTTACCACTTAATAGAAAACGATAATGAACTTAAAAAATTATATGAACAGTGTAAAAGCGGGGAATTAACCTGCGGAACATGTAAAAAAGAATGCTACCAAAAATTAGTCGAATTCATGACTGATTTACAAGAAAAAAGGGAACAGGCAAAAGAAGTTGCTGCAAAACTTCTTTAA
- the arcS gene encoding archaeosine synthase subunit alpha, with amino-acid sequence MLEPILYDIGRICKEKHELSSSTTTPKIIEFDVDVPLLKTLKIPFDAPREVAEEFVKLNKSEYVRKSEITYQIINTGKYADLIDIEENMDVYVISDLRQIIKRREMIEIIPNVREKISPNSGIYVPGAMPSEIPLLVYMGADYFDYSSASYYAAQGYKFSKNRLIKSEEDFESLKKFNEAVIDQVLEEIKFCIESGSLRNLVEETTISNPYLRSNYRRFKPELTNIPISKSNKIIVTIDETKIPEVKKYIERAKNYEPYTNVIILLPCSSKKPYSYSKSHQFFINAINSVRIPVEELILTSPYGVVPRALERLVDYDIPVTGEWSSDEIEFINKYLKNYIEIAKSKFEEVKIIAHLPEHYLEILDIDEDYIISSDGDPTSDNSLKNLKNILKELDQTADAKSKRAKRLHNYQELAKFQLGKNFLPEEVMIKGRHVKFFIKDGKNTVQLASINDNGLFVLTSQGGELLGKTNWVEVDFNVKKGSLFAPGFKDADETVSVNDEVVIVKDNEVLGVGRALMSGKEMKKATHGVLVNIRHVK; translated from the coding sequence ATGTTAGAGCCGATATTATACGATATAGGAAGAATTTGCAAGGAAAAACACGAATTAAGTTCTTCCACGACCACTCCAAAAATAATCGAGTTTGATGTAGACGTTCCATTACTTAAAACGTTAAAAATTCCTTTTGATGCGCCAAGGGAAGTTGCAGAAGAGTTCGTAAAATTAAATAAATCAGAATATGTAAGAAAAAGTGAAATAACTTACCAGATAATAAATACTGGAAAATATGCTGATTTAATCGATATCGAAGAAAATATGGACGTTTACGTAATTTCCGACCTTCGACAGATAATAAAAAGAAGGGAAATGATCGAAATTATTCCAAACGTAAGGGAAAAGATTTCTCCAAATTCTGGAATATATGTTCCAGGTGCAATGCCTTCAGAAATTCCATTGCTAGTTTACATGGGAGCAGATTATTTTGATTATTCATCTGCAAGCTATTATGCAGCACAGGGCTACAAATTTAGTAAAAACAGGCTTATAAAATCAGAAGAAGATTTTGAAAGTTTAAAAAAGTTCAATGAAGCTGTAATCGATCAGGTTTTAGAAGAAATAAAGTTCTGTATCGAATCAGGTTCATTAAGAAATCTCGTAGAGGAAACCACGATTTCAAATCCGTATTTAAGGTCAAATTACAGGCGTTTTAAACCTGAACTTACAAATATTCCGATTTCAAAGTCAAACAAAATAATTGTGACGATTGACGAGACAAAAATTCCGGAAGTTAAAAAGTACATCGAAAGGGCAAAAAATTACGAGCCATACACAAATGTAATCATACTTCTGCCATGTTCATCAAAAAAACCATATTCATATTCGAAAAGCCACCAGTTCTTCATAAATGCAATTAATTCAGTAAGAATTCCTGTAGAAGAATTGATTTTGACTTCACCTTATGGGGTAGTTCCAAGAGCGCTTGAAAGACTTGTCGATTACGATATTCCTGTAACTGGAGAATGGAGTTCTGATGAGATAGAGTTTATAAACAAATATCTGAAAAATTACATCGAAATCGCAAAATCTAAATTCGAAGAAGTAAAGATAATAGCACATCTACCAGAACACTATCTTGAAATTTTGGATATCGATGAAGATTACATAATTTCTTCAGATGGGGATCCAACGTCTGACAATTCTTTAAAAAATCTCAAAAATATCTTAAAAGAATTAGATCAAACGGCTGATGCAAAATCAAAACGTGCAAAGAGGCTTCACAATTATCAAGAACTTGCAAAGTTCCAGCTTGGAAAGAATTTTTTACCTGAAGAAGTAATGATAAAAGGAAGACACGTTAAATTCTTCATAAAAGACGGTAAAAATACGGTTCAATTGGCTTCAATTAATGATAACGGCCTTTTTGTACTTACTTCGCAAGGTGGAGAACTTCTAGGTAAAACAAACTGGGTAGAAGTTGATTTTAACGTTAAAAAAGGTTCCTTATTTGCACCAGGATTTAAAGATGCTGATGAAACTGTTTCTGTAAACGACGAAGTAGTTATTGTAAAAGATAATGAAGTATTGGGTGTCGGAAGGGCATTAATGAGCGGAAAAGAAATGAAAAAGGCAACGCATGGTGTTTTGGTAAATATAAGGCATGTTAAATAA
- a CDS encoding stage II sporulation protein M, whose translation MSKEVYEIIEIFDALKRHKNTIYLVSTIFLATFLFSYVFIYYDMFQFRYFGDLMYETFKIKVQSFSIEDKGPLEIIAIILANNLFVAAFTYIIMFFALINIAVNSYLLAYVFYLTNPLEFILLIGPHGIFEIPALILSATSGLVLSMSLIKKFRKEEHYKDYFKDSLRIFLVSILLFVIAAFVEVLVTYQIAIRIA comes from the coding sequence ATGAGTAAAGAAGTTTACGAAATCATCGAAATTTTTGATGCATTAAAAAGGCATAAAAATACAATTTACTTAGTTTCGACCATATTTTTAGCAACATTTCTATTTTCCTACGTATTTATTTACTATGACATGTTTCAATTCCGTTATTTTGGAGATTTGATGTATGAAACATTTAAAATAAAAGTTCAGAGCTTTTCAATAGAAGATAAAGGCCCGCTTGAAATAATTGCAATAATTTTAGCAAATAACCTCTTTGTCGCAGCTTTTACATATATCATTATGTTTTTTGCACTTATAAATATCGCCGTAAATTCATATCTTTTGGCATATGTTTTTTATTTAACGAATCCATTAGAATTTATACTTTTAATTGGGCCCCATGGTATCTTTGAAATTCCTGCACTCATTTTATCTGCTACTTCAGGTTTAGTCCTTTCAATGAGTTTAATAAAGAAATTTAGAAAAGAAGAACATTATAAGGATTATTTTAAGGATTCTTTACGGATTTTTTTAGTTTCTATACTTTTATTTGTGATTGCAGCATTTGTTGAGGTACTTGTAACCTACCAAATAGCCATTAGGATAGCTTAA
- the mmp11 gene encoding methanogenesis marker protein 11 — translation MADYVSYKKIVAMVDEDLGLTELVEEHPCPSGSEWLMYQYQRTSPVIVSSWRSGNKHHFILKNGKNELNLVPSISAAGIEEVYLQNGKVHIVYAGLAGAGVGIELRKNAKNVLSAELIEKGGGSKLGRGMIQTPKMEKITIGIDDTDTKEEGATWVLANEVGNLIEKSKMGFYIDHTITQLFPGNPNKTQNCVSIALTFAVYPEYKYKIGKEIEKLLKEKTLSEKTAIAIYRGLTPSQSMKLYTMKAKREMVPINEAKMVAMRNNIEIIEVTGDGGIIGAVAALGLAECHKTAAKLPENYE, via the coding sequence ATGGCTGATTATGTATCTTATAAGAAAATTGTGGCAATGGTTGACGAAGACCTTGGACTTACTGAACTTGTTGAAGAACACCCCTGTCCAAGCGGTTCAGAATGGCTGATGTACCAGTATCAAAGAACATCTCCAGTAATTGTTTCATCATGGAGAAGTGGAAACAAGCACCATTTTATTTTAAAAAATGGAAAAAACGAGCTTAATTTAGTTCCCTCAATTAGTGCAGCAGGCATTGAGGAAGTTTACCTACAGAATGGAAAAGTTCACATTGTTTACGCAGGTCTTGCAGGTGCAGGTGTCGGAATTGAACTTAGAAAAAATGCTAAAAATGTTTTAAGCGCTGAATTGATCGAAAAAGGTGGCGGATCAAAACTTGGAAGAGGAATGATCCAGACTCCAAAAATGGAAAAAATAACCATCGGAATAGATGACACCGATACAAAAGAAGAAGGTGCGACTTGGGTTTTAGCAAATGAAGTTGGAAATTTGATCGAAAAATCCAAAATGGGTTTTTACATCGACCACACGATAACTCAGTTATTCCCCGGAAATCCAAACAAAACACAAAATTGTGTATCAATTGCACTCACTTTTGCGGTTTACCCAGAATACAAGTATAAAATCGGAAAAGAAATTGAAAAATTACTCAAAGAAAAAACACTTTCTGAAAAAACTGCAATTGCAATTTACAGGGGACTTACTCCTTCACAAAGCATGAAATTGTACACTATGAAAGCTAAACGGGAAATGGTTCCTATAAACGAGGCTAAAATGGTTGCAATGAGAAACAACATTGAAATTATAGAAGTTACTGGTGACGGCGGTATAATTGGTGCAGTAGCAGCATTAGGACTTGCAGAATGTCATAAAACTGCCGCAAAATTGCCGGAAAACTATGAATAA
- a CDS encoding methanogenesis marker 16 metalloprotein yields the protein MEKVIITVDELKKMVRNNEEDKIDEVDVVTAGTCGIMSGTLGIFHIPIGESFKKAEKFYLNGIEGYPGPCPNEFLGSVDCTIYGTKHSGNYGGGFLFKELISGKEVEAVVESDGKTYKKTLKLNDMPTARLVGTRNAFKNYVALTNTGDPINTIFHRKMLKSGEASFSGCGELNPLQNMNSDEKYITGKKILVNGAEGLILGYGTRSSKEKPNMMVSADMHEMDKYYIGGFTTSAGAEIFNTIAVPIEVNEKNKEYLKALDSEIELPLTNVFGRTSLGSGKYSEVWENADLRPKIDINRCRVCDFCEAQKMCPTNAIVRLDHLGKRTLPNENCFGCGVCVDSCAYGVYQMDRKNIMGIPITCRQSDRIRALKLAKELKKRIEKEEFKM from the coding sequence ATGGAAAAAGTAATAATTACTGTTGATGAATTAAAAAAAATGGTAAGAAATAACGAAGAAGATAAAATTGACGAAGTTGACGTCGTAACAGCAGGCACTTGCGGAATAATGTCTGGAACTTTAGGGATATTTCATATACCCATTGGTGAATCATTTAAAAAAGCTGAAAAATTCTATTTAAATGGAATTGAAGGATATCCGGGACCTTGCCCAAATGAATTTTTGGGTAGCGTGGACTGCACAATTTATGGAACAAAACATTCTGGAAATTACGGTGGCGGATTTTTATTTAAAGAATTGATTTCTGGAAAAGAAGTTGAAGCAGTCGTTGAATCAGATGGAAAAACGTATAAAAAAACATTAAAACTAAATGATATGCCAACTGCAAGACTTGTTGGAACCAGAAATGCATTTAAAAATTATGTGGCACTAACAAACACTGGAGATCCCATAAACACGATATTTCACAGAAAAATGTTAAAATCTGGAGAAGCATCATTTTCAGGCTGCGGGGAACTAAATCCGCTTCAAAATATGAATTCTGATGAAAAATACATTACTGGAAAAAAAATACTTGTGAATGGTGCAGAAGGACTTATTTTAGGATATGGAACCAGATCCTCAAAAGAAAAACCAAATATGATGGTTTCAGCAGATATGCATGAAATGGATAAATACTACATTGGGGGATTTACAACTTCGGCAGGTGCAGAGATATTCAATACTATTGCAGTTCCAATTGAAGTAAACGAAAAAAATAAAGAATATTTAAAGGCGCTTGATTCTGAAATAGAACTTCCACTAACAAATGTATTTGGAAGAACGAGTCTAGGTTCTGGAAAATATTCCGAAGTATGGGAAAATGCTGATTTAAGGCCTAAAATTGATATTAACAGGTGCAGGGTTTGTGATTTTTGTGAAGCTCAAAAAATGTGCCCAACAAATGCAATTGTAAGGCTTGATCATTTGGGAAAAAGAACACTTCCGAATGAAAATTGCTTTGGATGCGGAGTCTGTGTTGATTCGTGTGCTTATGGAGTATACCAGATGGATAGAAAAAATATCATGGGAATTCCAATAACTTGTAGGCAGTCTGATAGGATTAGAGCATTGAAACTTGCAAAAGAACTTAAAAAACGAATTGAAAAAGAAGAATTTAAAATGTAA
- a CDS encoding cobalt-precorrin 5A hydrolase, with protein sequence MIKIVYITENAEKLAKDVKSVFDYYFYDNEVFNIKDFEITGNETGFVFIMASGIVLRKYIPEIQNDKLKDPFVILMDESKKHVVPLLSNHIGGGNYFSDLIGNFLNLDVVKTTATDVNGKIGIDELSKIYFLENPLKKDILSVNKKVLSEKPDLIIPKAWKTSKKLLNSYNVSFHDESHVLVDDIVLKPKTVSLGLGSRRNIEKSKVYWAVKKALYLRDIPTWRIDTFSTVSVKKDEYGILKTAERFDKDLFIFEIDELNEIYSKYPLIRSEFVFKTIGTYGVSEPCAILGISKITGETDFEMKKLVLNKMKKDGVSVSIAVQ encoded by the coding sequence ATGATAAAAATTGTTTACATTACAGAAAATGCCGAAAAACTGGCAAAAGATGTAAAATCGGTTTTTGATTACTATTTTTATGATAACGAAGTTTTTAACATAAAAGATTTTGAAATAACCGGAAATGAAACCGGATTTGTCTTTATAATGGCTTCTGGAATTGTTTTAAGAAAATATATTCCGGAAATTCAAAATGACAAGTTAAAAGACCCTTTTGTAATTTTGATGGACGAATCAAAAAAACATGTAGTACCGCTTCTTTCAAACCATATTGGTGGGGGAAACTATTTTTCGGATTTAATTGGAAATTTTTTGAATTTAGATGTGGTAAAAACAACTGCAACAGACGTTAACGGAAAAATTGGAATTGATGAACTATCCAAAATTTATTTTTTAGAAAATCCCTTGAAAAAAGACATACTTTCGGTAAATAAAAAAGTTTTATCTGAAAAACCCGATTTAATCATTCCAAAAGCTTGGAAAACTTCTAAAAAGCTTTTAAATTCTTACAATGTTTCTTTTCACGATGAATCCCACGTTTTAGTTGACGATATCGTTTTAAAACCAAAAACCGTAAGTCTGGGCTTAGGTTCGAGAAGAAATATTGAAAAGAGCAAAGTTTACTGGGCAGTTAAAAAAGCTCTTTATTTAAGGGACATTCCGACGTGGAGAATCGATACATTTTCAACAGTTTCTGTTAAAAAAGATGAATATGGAATTTTAAAAACTGCTGAAAGATTTGATAAAGATCTGTTTATTTTTGAAATTGATGAACTAAATGAAATTTATTCAAAATATCCGTTAATAAGGTCAGAGTTCGTGTTTAAAACGATTGGAACGTATGGAGTTTCTGAACCTTGTGCAATTCTTGGAATTTCAAAAATTACTGGGGAAACCGATTTCGAAATGAAAAAGCTTGTTTTAAACAAAATGAAAAAAGACGGTGTTTCAGTTTCAATTGCAGTACAGTAG
- a CDS encoding DUF483 domain-containing protein codes for MEIERLYKKIVELRENNSDKFQVLSKHIQSMPEDMFEYILKRLEKQIEIVKKYGIEIRPAIDPFVSSELGIYRRLDDLELGELLDYPKCCVESFSETARYGIDSEHLKEIENMEFDENTYAIILPSGFIPCSINCKKAIANKLIGKIDKETYDKLLKLEEELFIELPHYHGAYDEYFEKIIVKNKKG; via the coding sequence ATGGAAATTGAAAGACTCTACAAAAAAATAGTCGAATTAAGAGAAAATAATTCTGATAAATTTCAGGTGCTTTCAAAGCATATTCAATCGATGCCTGAAGATATGTTTGAATATATTCTAAAAAGACTGGAAAAACAGATTGAAATTGTAAAAAAATACGGAATAGAAATAAGACCTGCGATAGACCCATTTGTTTCTTCAGAACTTGGAATATACCGAAGACTTGATGATTTAGAACTTGGTGAGCTTTTAGATTATCCAAAATGCTGTGTAGAATCTTTTTCTGAAACTGCAAGGTATGGAATAGATTCAGAACATTTGAAAGAAATTGAGAATATGGAATTTGATGAAAACACTTATGCAATTATACTTCCATCAGGATTTATTCCATGTAGCATTAACTGTAAAAAAGCCATTGCGAATAAATTAATTGGAAAAATAGATAAAGAAACTTACGATAAACTTTTGAAGTTGGAAGAAGAACTTTTTATAGAATTACCTCACTATCATGGGGCTTATGACGAATATTTTGAAAAAATAATTGTAAAAAATAAAAAAGGGTAA